The proteins below come from a single Rosa rugosa chromosome 2, drRosRugo1.1, whole genome shotgun sequence genomic window:
- the LOC133731138 gene encoding uncharacterized protein LOC133731138: MWCAHEGFSSKVEEAWSIPYVGEPMLQLCRKVKDLGTQLLDWDRTVFRSRREEVEIVRAQLDVLLQKPFDPSDRNSRFFHKKASHRRQKNKIKGLFNATGTWQESKVGIDGVVLDYFQSIFSSQPSDLEAQDVVLQTIEPRVSANMNARLLAPYELEEVRIALFQMHPSKAPGPDGLSPFFFQKYWDLVGQEVSNAVISMLTQAEIPPDLNFTFVTLIPKVKEVTNMSHLRPIALCNVIYKIASRVIANRLKSFLSDIVSPQQSAFVPNRLISDNTLVASELAHYMHKLQRGQEGFLALKLDISKAYDRLEWGFLQRIMLKMGFAEQWGLRICDGAPTISHLLFADDRWRSKLLSAAGREILIKVVAQALPLYTMNCYLLPLNLIQELHQLCAQFWWGSTDEKKAMHWRAWDELCKPKGMGGMGFRHLFAFNLAMLAKQGWRLIQSPDSLIGKLFKALYFPHGNFWEATLGSQPSYAWRSILQGRDILRAGIKRHIGNGFSTNIWLDPWLMDEDLRPYVTDRVTLVADLFISLGVWNSTLLSELFPANIVQKILSIPLSPRHHEDRWIWGGDKRGQFSVKSAYHVARIRILNDNSSTPNPSASLWRQLWTAPVPSSVKICAWKAASNILPTRSRLSERGIDLDTQ, from the exons ATGTGGTGTGCCCATGAAGGTTTTTCGTCCAAAGTGGAGGAGGCTTGGAGCATTCCTTATGTTGGGGAACCTATGCTACAGCTGTGTCGTAAAGTGAAGGATTTGGGGACTCAACTCTTGGACTGGGACAGGACTGTTTTTCGTAGTAGAAGAGAAGAAGTGGAAATAGTAAGGGCTCAATTGGATGTTCTTCTTCAGAAACCTTTTGACCCAAGTGATCGGAATTCCCGTTTTTTTCACAAGAAAGCATCGCATAGACGACAAAAAAACAAGATCAAGGGCCTTTTCAATGCAACTGGGACATGGCAAGAATCCAAAGTTGGCATTGATGGAGTCGTTCTGGACTATTTTCAGAGTATATTTAGCTCCCAACCTTCGGACTTGGAAGCTCAGGATGTGGTTCTTCAGACTATTGAACCTCGGGTTTCAGCAAATATGAATGCCCGTTTACTGGCTCCATATGAGTTGGAGGAAGTTCGGATCGCGTTATTTCAGATGCACCCTTCGAAAGCGCCAGGTCCTGATGGTCTCTCACCTTTTTTCTTTCAGAAGTATTGGGATTTAGTTGGGCAAGAAGTTAGCAATGCAGTGATTTCGATGTTGACTCAAGCTGAAATTCCTCCTGACCTGAACTTTACTTTTGTGACTCTTATCCCAAAAGTTAAAGAGGTTACCAATATGTCCCATCTCCGACCGATTGCTTTGTGTAATGTCATCTATAAAATAGCTTCCAGGGTTATTGCTAACAGACTCAAGAGTTTCCTGTCTGATATTGTTTCTCCCCAACAGAGTGCTTTTGTTCCTAATCGTCTTATCTCTGATAATACTCTGGTAGCATCAGAGTTAgctcattacatgcataaattgCAACGAGGCCAAGAAGGCTTTTTAGCCCTGAAGCTGGATATCAGTAAAGCCTACGACAGGTTGGAGTGGGGTTTCTTGCAGCGTATCATGCTCAAAATGGGGTTTGCTGAACAATGG GGTTTGCGTATCTGTGATGGTGCACCTACAATCAGTCATCTCTTGTTTGCTGATGATA GATGGCGGTCCAAATTACTCAGTGCTGCGGGTAGAGAAATTTTAATCAAAGTAGTGGCCCAAGCTCTCCCACTGTATACAATGAACTGTTACCTTCTCCCTCTTAACCTCATTCAAGAACTCCATCAGCTCTGTGCCCAATTTTGGTGGGGGAGTACGGATGAGAAGAAAGCTATGCATTGGCGGGCTTGGGATGAACTTTGTAAACCCAAAGGTATGGGTGGTATGGGATTCCGACATCTCTTTGCCTTTAATTTGGCTATGTTAGCAAAGCAAGGATGGAGGCTAATCCAAAGTCCGGATTCCTTGATCGGTAAACTTTTCAAAGCTCTCTATTTTCCTCATGGCAATTTCTGGGAGGCTACTCTTGGTTCACAACCTTCCTACGCTTGGCGGAGCATCTTGCAAGGTCGTGACATCCTTAGAGCTGGTATCAAAAGACATATTGGGAATGGCTTCTCTACCAATATTTGGTTGGACCCATGGCTAATGGATGAAGACCTCAGGCCCTATGTTACGGATAGGGTCACACTTGTGGCAGATCTTTTCATCTCTCTAGGTGTGTGGAATTCTACTTTATTATCAGAATTATTTCCTGCTAATATTGTTCAGAAGATACTCTCTATTCCTCTGAGTCCCCGGCATCATGAGGACAGGTGGATTTGGGGAGGTGACAAGCGAGGTCAGTTCTCTGTTAAATCGGCTTATCATGTAGCTCGGATTCGGATTCTTAATGATAATTCATCCACACCTAACCCAAGTGCCTCCCTTTGGCGTCAGTTGTGGACCGCTCCAGTTCCAAGTAGTGTGAAGATTTGCGCATGGAAAGCAGCTTCTAATATTCTTCCTACTCGGAGTAGGCTAAGTGAACGTGGTATTGATCTTGATACCCAATGA